One part of the Desulfonema ishimotonii genome encodes these proteins:
- a CDS encoding ORF6N domain-containing protein: MNHQAIEISGTEIPVIEYRNERVITFKNIDRVHRRPEGTAGRNFRKNRQYFSEDKHYFEVCPDDIRRDIWISFGFNKKAPKGYLITERGYLLLVKSFTDNLAWEIQERLIDGYFRAKAYEQTRSEFSESSSGLNGELFDRSADRFEKALKTVTLMGISGRQEALLTANRITRETTGVDLADIIRPELKKTTPLTTGNLPRIPSVTESELIRFAELWYAEYGSRSVLTRQLCELTEGTDIQIPPGRCETASPERAKKEI, from the coding sequence ATGAATCATCAGGCCATAGAAATTTCCGGCACAGAGATTCCCGTCATCGAATATAGGAATGAGCGGGTGATTACGTTCAAAAATATTGACCGGGTGCATCGGCGGCCCGAAGGGACGGCAGGTCGGAATTTCAGAAAAAACCGCCAATATTTTTCTGAAGACAAACACTACTTTGAAGTATGTCCCGACGATATTCGTCGGGACATCTGGATTTCTTTTGGATTCAACAAGAAAGCTCCGAAGGGCTACCTCATCACCGAGCGCGGCTATCTGCTTCTGGTCAAATCCTTTACGGATAATCTTGCGTGGGAAATTCAGGAGCGCCTCATTGACGGATATTTCCGCGCAAAAGCATACGAACAGACCCGGTCCGAATTTTCGGAATCGTCATCCGGCCTGAACGGAGAGCTGTTTGACCGCAGCGCTGACCGGTTTGAAAAGGCACTGAAAACGGTGACGCTCATGGGCATCAGCGGCAGACAGGAAGCCCTGCTCACAGCCAACCGCATCACCAGGGAGACCACCGGCGTTGATCTGGCTGACATCATCCGGCCGGAGCTGAAAAAAACCACCCCCCTGACAACCGGAAACCTCCCGCGCATCCCGTCCGTCACCGAATCCGAGCTGATCAGGTTTGCCGAACTGTGGTATGCCGAATACGGCAGCCGCTCGGTGCTGACACGCCAGCTGTGCGAACTGACCGAAGGTACGGATATTCAGATTCCCCCGGGCCGCTGTGAAACCGCATCACCGGAGCGGGCAAAAAAAGAAATCTGA
- a CDS encoding RHS repeat domain-containing protein — MNQYTGLSADGGALPTPAYDDDGNMTGYDGATYTWNAENRLIAAETADKRITFLYDYMGRRVRKQVYSGTPGSWNALPDETRVFVYDGWNLIRETVTGAASGETYYVWGLDLSQSTQGAGGIGGLLCSVSGGEVRQYTYDANGNVGQLVNEEGGIVAHYEYDAFGNLTTGYGGAVGGNAFRFSTKYFDGESGLYYYGYRYYLAELGRWLSCDPIGEFIGGQNLTVMVWNNLVNLFDILGLCDFERESWEIKKKWVQESSNELEFISRQISNSEDELWEYRKLLETIIDPNERLEAEKRMKAYVYVAQANLQKHKLKKTEIEHRLKGEIFDAKRAFEKYANCMGKNGNVDYIYCCCPSGEWKIGGFGGGAGFIGGFEINKFWASCRGKEKMKASFWSITFKFGAIAHIDGGVQVGEVIYAKNVADLKGWALGDTFSGGIGIWGAGITREKGLSGTPIGTSISGGPGWTHPEFGIEAAKTATYTFLLGVDGCRK, encoded by the coding sequence GTGAATCAGTACACCGGACTCTCGGCGGACGGCGGCGCCCTTCCGACCCCGGCCTATGACGATGACGGCAACATGACCGGCTATGACGGGGCGACGTATACGTGGAATGCCGAAAACCGTCTGATCGCCGCCGAGACAGCGGATAAGAGGATCACGTTCCTGTACGATTACATGGGCCGCCGGGTGCGAAAGCAGGTTTACAGCGGAACGCCGGGCAGTTGGAACGCATTGCCGGATGAAACCCGCGTGTTTGTGTATGACGGGTGGAACCTGATCCGGGAGACGGTCACCGGAGCTGCCAGCGGTGAGACGTATTATGTGTGGGGCCTTGATCTCAGCCAGAGCACGCAGGGTGCGGGCGGCATCGGCGGGCTGCTGTGCAGCGTGTCCGGCGGAGAGGTGCGTCAATACACATACGACGCCAACGGCAACGTGGGCCAGCTTGTGAACGAAGAGGGCGGGATTGTTGCGCATTATGAATACGATGCTTTTGGGAACCTGACGACCGGTTATGGCGGTGCTGTCGGGGGGAATGCGTTTCGGTTCAGTACGAAGTATTTTGATGGGGAGAGTGGGTTGTATTATTATGGGTATCGGTATTATTTGGCTGAGTTGGGGCGGTGGTTGAGTTGTGATCCGATTGGGGAATTTATAGGAGGTCAGAATTTGACGGTGATGGTATGGAATAATCTTGTAAACCTGTTTGATATTTTGGGGTTGTGTGATTTTGAGAGAGAATCCTGGGAAATTAAAAAAAAATGGGTACAAGAATCCTCTAATGAATTAGAATTTATCTCAAGACAAATTTCAAATTCTGAAGATGAGTTATGGGAATACCGAAAACTTCTTGAAACAATAATAGATCCTAATGAAAGATTAGAAGCAGAAAAGCGAATGAAAGCATATGTATATGTAGCTCAAGCAAATTTACAAAAACATAAATTAAAAAAGACTGAAATAGAACACCGCCTAAAAGGGGAAATTTTTGATGCTAAAAGAGCTTTTGAAAAATATGCTAACTGTATGGGAAAAAATGGTAATGTTGATTATATATATTGTTGTTGTCCCAGTGGAGAATGGAAAATAGGAGGTTTTGGAGGAGGGGCTGGATTTATTGGAGGTTTTGAAATTAATAAATTTTGGGCAAGTTGCCGGGGCAAAGAGAAAATGAAGGCATCGTTTTGGTCAATTACATTTAAATTTGGTGCTATTGCACATATTGATGGCGGAGTTCAAGTAGGCGAAGTGATATATGCCAAAAATGTTGCAGACTTAAAAGGATGGGCTCTTGGAGACACATTTTCCGGCGGGATAGGTATTTGGGGAGCAGGAATAACACGAGAAAAAGGTTTAAGTGGTACTCCTATAGGTACTTCAATAAGTGGCGGCCCTGGATGGACTCATCCAGAATTTGGTATTGAAGCTGCCAAGACTGCTACTTATACATTTCTATTGGGTGTGGATGGATGTAGAAAGTAG